Proteins from a genomic interval of Debaryomyces hansenii CBS767 chromosome E complete sequence:
- a CDS encoding DEHA2E08998p (similar to uniprot|P32317 Saccharomyces cerevisiae YEL052W AFG1 Putative ATPase of the CDC48/PAS1/SEC18 (AAA) family and highly similar to CA3775|CaAFG1 Candida albicans CaAFG1 ATPase family gene) gives MYSLVHGRLNYSRLKSLSYIPRNLFHYSNTLSLQSPLEAYDSKVEEGRLNDDPYQRKIITSLSKLHDRLADYTPPKVETPTIRDLKPKIGLRKIIGTFFSNSSNNKSSGLPPEHEMKGIYLYGDVGCGKTMLMDLFYVTIPEHLSKRRLHFHQFMQHLHKRSHSLKLEHNHEELDVIPLLAAEIAQESTILCFDEFQVTDVADAMLLRRLMMLLLSPDYGVILFATSNRAPDDLYMNGIQRVSFIPCIQQIKRQTRVIYLNSPTDYRKLPRPVSSVYCFPKPGVKYMSKVHQANCKKHIEQWYEYFNNENDNKEVHTDFSLSVWGRKLNVPKSSFPYVAQYTFEELCGSPMAAGDYLTMANAFQSFIISDIPYLSIDVRDKVRRFIIFLDAVYDVHGRLAVTCAAPFKDLFVEPENLMKDNFSLYKKQQDMGKEETFQDDELVVKHGFDKSIAKKASMFANDEEKFAFARALSRLSQMSTTDWVDNVRSL, from the coding sequence ATGTATTCGCTCGTTCATGGAAGGCTTAATTACAGTCGACTCAAATCATTGTCATATATCCCTCGtaatctttttcattattcaaatacgTTGAGCTTACAGTCTCCATTAGAAGCGTACGATTCCAAGGTGGAAGAAGGAAGGTTGAATGATGACCCATATCAAAGAAAGATCATTACTAGTTTATCCAAATTGCATGACAGGTTAGCAGATTATACGCCACCAAAAGTAGAGACACCCACTATACGTGATTTGAAACCGAAAATTGGTTTACGAAAAATAATCGGAACGTTTTTTAGTAATTcaagtaataataaatcgTCAGGTTTACCACCTGAACATGAGATGAAAGGTATATATCTTTATGGAGATGTTGGATGTGGGAAAACTATGTTGATGGATTTATTTTACGTTACGATTCCCGAACATTTAAGCAAAAGAAGACtccattttcatcaattcaTGCAACATTTGCACAAGAGATCGCATCTGCTTAAGTTAGAGCACAATCACGAAGAATTAGACGTTATACCGTTATTAGCCGCGGAAATTGCCCAGGAATCAAcaattctttgttttgatgaatttcaAGTCACAGATGTTGCAGATGCAATGTTGTTGAGAAGATTAATGATGTTATTGTTAAGTCCGGATTATGGTGTCATATTATTTGCTACCTCTAATAGAGCTCCAGatgatttatatatgaaTGGGATCCAAAGAGTGTCATTTATACCTTGTATTCAGCAAATCAAGAGACAAACTAGAGTTATTTACTTGAATTCGCCTACAGATTACAGAAAGCTCCCTAGACCAGTTTCTTCTGTATATTGTTTCCCAAAGCCAGGTGTGAAATATATGTCTAAAGTCCATCAAGCTAACTGCAAAAAGCACATTGAGCAGTGGTACGAAtacttcaataatgaaaatgacaaTAAGGAGGTACACACAGATTTCTCCTTACTGGTTTGGGGCAGAAAGTTAAACGTTCCTAAAAGTTCTTTTCCTTATGTTGCTCAATAtacatttgaagaattgtGTGGAAGTCCAATGGCCGCAGGTGATTATTTGACCATGGCTAATGCATTCCAGTCTTTTATAATATCTGATATTCCTTACTTAAGTATAGATGTCAGAGATAAAGTTAGACgattcattatatttttggATGCGGTGTATGATGTTCACGGAAGATTGGCTGTAACTTGTGCTGCACCATTTAAGGATTTATTTGTAGAGCCtgaaaatttgatgaaggaCAACTTCCTGTTGTATAAGAAGCAACAAGATATGGGCAAAGAAGAGACCTTCCAGGACGATGAGTTGGTTGTCAAGCATGGTTTTGATAAGAGCATAGCAAAGAAGGCCTCGATGTTTgcaaatgatgaagaaaaatttgcTTTTGCCAGAGCATTATCAAGACTTTCGCAAATGAGTACCACTGATTGGGTAGATAATGTTAGAAGTCTTTGA